A DNA window from Mus caroli chromosome 8, CAROLI_EIJ_v1.1, whole genome shotgun sequence contains the following coding sequences:
- the Ldhd gene encoding probable D-lactate dehydrogenase, mitochondrial has translation MAMLLRVATQRLPPWRSFCSRGSQGGLSQDFVEALKAVVGSPHVSTASAVREQHGHDESMHRCQPPDAVVWPQNVDQVSRVASLCYNQGVPIIPFGTGTGVEGGVCAVQGGVCINLTHMDQITELNTEDFSVVVEPGVTRKALNTHLRDSGLWFPVDPGADASLCGMAATGASGTNAVRYGTMRDNVINLEVVLPDGRLLHTAGRGRHYRKSAAGYNLTGLFVGSEGTLGIITSTTLRLHPAPEATVAATCAFPSVQAAVDSTVQILQAAVPVARIEFLDDVMMDACNRHSKLNCPVAPTLFLEFHGSQQTLAEQLQRTEAITQDNGGSHFSWAKEAEKRNELWAARHNAWYAALALCPGSKAYSTDVCVPISRLPEILVETKEEIKASKLTGAIVGHVGDGNFHCILLVDPDDAEEQRRVKAFAENLGRRALALCGTCTGEHGIGLGKRQLLQEEVGPVGVETMRQLKDTLDPRGLMNPGKVL, from the exons ATGGCCATGCTCCTTCGGGTGGCTACCCAGAGGCTGCCTCCCTGGAGGAGCTTCTGCTCCAGGGGGTCGCAG GGTGGACTCAGCCAGGACTTTGTGGAGGCTCTGAAGGCAGTTGTAGGGAGCCCCCACGTGTCCACTGCTTCTGCAGTCAGAGAGCAACACGGGCATGATGAATCGATGCACAG GTGTCAACCTCCTGATGCTGTGGTGTGGCCTCAGAATGTGGACCAGGTCAGCCGAGTGGCAAGCCTGTGCTACAATCAAGGTGTTCCCATCATCCCATTTGGCACAGGCACCGGTGTTGAGGGGGGAGTCTGTGCTGTGCAG GGTGGAGTGTGCATCAACCTGACCCATATGGACCAGATCACGGAGCTGAATACAGAAGACTTCTCAGTGGTGGTGGAGCCTGGAGTCACCCGTAAAGCTCTCAATACCCACCTTCGTGACAGTGGCCTTTGGTTTCCTGTTG ACCCAGGTGCAGATGCTTCTCTGTGTGGCATGGCAGCCACCGGGGCCTCGGGCACCAATGCTGTGCGCTATGGAACCATGCGGGACAACGTGATTAACCTGGAGGTAGTGCTGCCTGACGGCAGGCTGCTTCACACCGCAGGCCGGGGCCGCCATTACAG GAAGAGTGCAGCTGGCTACAATCTCACAGGACTCTTTGTGGGCTCTGAGGGGACTCTGGGCATCATTACATCGACCACCCTGCGCCTGCACCCTGCGCCCGAAGCCACAGTGGCTGCCACCTGTGCGTTCCCCAGTGTTCAAGCGGCTGTGGACAGCACAGTTCAGATCCTCCAGGCTGCAGTGCCCGTGGCCCGCATTG AGTTCCTAGATGATGTCATGATGGATGCCTGCAACAGACACAGCAAACTTAACTGCCCTGTGGCACCCACACTTTTCCTGGAGTTCCACGGTTCCCAGCAGACACTGGCAGAACAGCTCCAGCGCACAG AGGCAATCACTCAGGATAATGGTGGCTCTCACTTCTCCTGGGCCAAGGAGGCCGAAAAACGCAATGAACTTTGGGCAGCGCGGCACAATGCTTGGTATGCAGCCTTGGCCCTGTGTCCAGGAAGTAAG GCCTATTCCACGGATGTGTGCGTACCCATCTCCCGGCTGCCAGAGATCTTGGTAGAGACCAAGGAGGAGATTAAAGCTTCAAAACTCACAG GAGCCATTGTTGGGCATGTGGGTGATGGCAACTTTCACTGCATCCTCCTGGTCGACCCAGATGAtgcagaggagcagaggagggTCAAGGCCTTTGCAGAAAATCTGGGCAG GCGGGCCCTGGCACTCTGTGGGACATGCACCGGAGAACACGGCATTGGACTGGGCAAGCGGCAGCTGCTCCAAGAGGAAGTGGGCCCCGTGGGCGTGGAGACCATGCGGCAGCTCAAAGACACACTGGATCCCCGTGGTCTCATGAACCCGGGCAAAGTGCTATGA